CATGCGCGCGGTCTGTCAGCATGTAGCAGCTCTGACTTGGTGCTGTCCAAGGTCCTGAAACGGAAGTCAATAGTTCTGCTGACGGGCTGAGATGTGATTGTTTtgttgctgtctggtttgcttcaGGAAGACCACTGAGTGAATATTTGTCCACTTCATCATTGTATACAGCCCCTCATTAAAACATCAGCTAGTAAAACACCTCGtttgttttgtgtctgtaaaCAAACCATTAGATAATTGTTTATCTTTATTTACAGTTTTAATACGATAATAAACGCCATTATTGCATCAATAGGATACGTCACAAAATATTGGGGACCAACTGTTATGCTTGAATGTTTTGTTTTTAAAGTAGTAGACCTAACAGAACGAATTTTGTTGCATTCTACTTCTAATTGTGCCTTCCATTTTTTTTATTAGCGTCCAAGGAAAAACAGTTGATTTATTTTTTTCTGATTTTAGAGCATACTACATGGTTTTTGTCATTTACCTTAGCCTGGGCCTGTACTGCTGCTTTAATGCAGCACTGGTCCCAGTCATAATCTATTGGAGCTCTGAGCACCAATACCATGCAGCTTTGTACAAAGAGATCTACTCCCTCCCCCAGCCCACAGCACAGTAACCCATGCAATGCACAGAGCTGGGAGAGACGGAGCTACGCTCACATCGATACAGTGAATGGGAATATTTTTGCAATATTTCGTGCTTGAATGATACTGGAATGTTCATGATCTAATTGTTTAATATTGCGATGTATTGCAATCCAAGAACTTCGTTTGCATCAAATGTACATCTTCTTTGGAAATGGAGATTGTAAGGATACATATTCTGCCTAAAGGGGCGTTCTGGTTGTTTTTTCTGCTGTGGAATACAATAGAAGCGCAGATCCGCTACACTATTCCAGAGGAATTGAAAGAAGGATCTATAGTTGGTAATATTGCAAAGGATCTTGGTTTGGAAGCATTTGAGATGTTTGTGCGAAAATTAAGGATAGCCTCCGAGGCTGATAAGCAGTATTTCAGTGTGGATTTGGGAAAAGGCGAGTTGGTTGTCACTgagaggatagacagagagagtctGTGCGGACAAAGCGCCAGTTGTCTGTTACCACTGCAGGTTGTTATTGAGGAACCCCTCCAGCTTTACCGAGTTGAGGTGGAAGTCCAGGATATCAATGATAATGGCCCAGTCTTTCTTTCTACCGAACGTGTTCTTAATATTGCAGAATCTACAGCGACTGGGGCACGATTTCCACTTACAGGTGCAAAAGATCCTGATGTGGGCTCCAATTCCCTCAGCTCATACAAATTAAATCAAAATGACTTGTTTGTTATAAATGTTAAGACAAGTAGAGATGGGACGAAAATACCAGAGTTAGTTTTACAAAAAGcactagacagagagaaacaggccgTTCATCAGCTTGTGCTGACAGCATTAGATGGGGGTAGCCCTGCCCGTTCAGGGACTACGGAGGTCACTGTTCAAGTTGTAGATATCAATGACAATGCCCCAATCTTTGAGAAATCGCTTTATGAATCTTCTTTACGAGAAAATTCACCGGAAAGTACAGTGGTGATAATCGTTAAAGCCACTGATGCTGACGATGGTGTTAATGGAGTGGTACAATACTCTTTTGCTGAGCAGACGCCAGACTTCATACATGAAATGTTTTCTATTGACTCTGAGACTGGACAGATCACTGTGACTGGCAGTCTGGATTACGAAGAGAGTCACACTTATGAATTGAATATCCGCGCAACAGACAAAGCCGTCGCCTCTTTGGAAGGGCACTGCTCTGTTCagatagatgtattagatgtgaACGATAACGCACCTGAAATAGTCCTGACCTCTTTACCTAACCCTGTGAAAGAAGATGCTCCTTTAGGAACAGTTGTTGCTTTGATAGGCTCGAAAGATCTAGATTCAGTGGGTAATGGGAAGGTCCGTGTGAGTTTACTAGGTACATATCCATTTAAACTGAAAACGTCGTTTGCTGACAATTATGCAATAGTTACAGACTCTAAACTCGACAGAGAGGAACTTTCTGAATATAAGCTGAAAATTCTCGCCTCTGATTCGGGCTCTCCTCCCCTTACTTCACAAAAGGACGTTATTGTACGAGTTTTAGACGTGAATGACAATCCTCCAATTTTCTCTCAGCTATCTTACACTGTCTATGTCAGAGAGAACAATGCTGCTGGGTCAATAATGTGTTCAGTGTCCGCTACAGATCCAGATATAGGTGAGAATGCAAAGATCTCCTATTCTATATTAGACTCTAAAGTACAAGACGTGTCAGTCTCCTCCTATATGTACATCAACTCAGATAACGGCAGCATCTACAGCATGCACTCGTTTGACTATGAGACACTGAAGGTGTTTCAGATTCAGGTGCAGGCAAAGGACCACGGCTCTCCGTCTCTGAGCAGCAACACCACGGTTCATGTTTTTATCCTGGACCAGAACGACAATGTCCCCGCTGTTATTTACCCCTCCGCTGTCATGGGCTCTGTCTCCCATCAGAAGATGTCCCGGTCCGCTAAAGCAGGCCACCTCACAACTAAGATATCGGCAGTGGACGCAGACTCGGGCCACAACGCCTTGATTTCCTATAGGCTGACGGAGGCCACAGACTCGTCTCTGTTCAGTGTTAGTCTTTACACAGGTGAGGTGAGGACAAACCGCGCTGTTTCAGAGCAGGATGACTCCTCTCAGAGGCTGCTTATAGAGATAAAGGACAATGGGGATCCGGTCCAGTCCGCCACAGTCACAGTCAATATACTGTTAGAGGACGGGCTACACGAGCCCATATCGGAATACCGCCAGAAAACAACAGAGCCCAGCAAGAGAAACAGTAAAACCACCTTTTATTTGATCATCTCTCTGGCCTCAGTGTCCGTCTTGTCTTTGTTAACTTTTGTCATCTTAGTGGTGAAGTGCGTTAGAAACAGTAGGAGCAGCTCGAGTTGCTGTATCAGACGGGCTGAATCTGATGGATACAAGAATCCCAACAGAAACCTGCAGATCCAGCTGAATACTGACGGCCCTATTAagtatgtggaggtcctgggaggGGACATGTTGTCTCAGAGCCAGTCGTTCAGGTCGTATCTCTCTCCAATGTCAGAGTTCAGTGATTTCACCCTCGTTAAGCCCAGCAGCACCACTGACTTTAAGGAAACGATAAACGTGATTGACGCATCTTTACCTGATAGTACGTGGACATTCGAGAGCCAACAGGTGAGGATATTGTTTGGATTCGTCATTTTAGCTCCCATTGGTAGATGTCTACGCCCTATGCATAATACCTCCGTGTGGTTTCATAAACATGTTTCCTGCAATGTCCTACCATTTTTTGTATCCTTTGGAAATCGTTAACAAATTAATTAATTATTTGAATTGTCCATGTCTTGAATTAGTTTGTGCTATTCTGTTTATCTTCACTGTTGCATTTTGGTGTTGTCCACTACCGTGGCGCTGAACTGAAAGCAAATGCATGAATTCTTCGTCACGTTGATGGCCTGTTTAATTGGTAGATTTTTACAGCTGAGATGGCTGCGCTGTTTCATAAATAGTTCTCCTGCCTTTTCTTTACATTTTACTTGTACTTTTGTTTTTGACTTACGTTATGCACGTGTTCTCTAGCCATTATTTCAACTGTTCATGTCTTGAATTGGTTTTTACACAGTTGTTCAGTTTGTCTTTGTTTTTCAGTTTGGCGCTGTCCACCTTCTTGGTACTGAAAACAAAAACGAACGCCAGTATTTTTCCTCACATTGATTCTGATCATGTATGTTCTGTCAGTATATAGTGTTTATGATTTTGGATACATTTTCATACATATAGGAGGTTTTGTTCTATTTTAGAACTGTGTTTTTCAATAATACACAGTACATACAATTGTTGTACTGTAGTTTTCACATGAACGTCAATATGCTATTTTGACAGTATTATTCACCCATTGTTCAAAATGCATGAAGATAACGCTATAATTAAACATTGTAAGGGATCAAAATAGTCGCCATTTACtcctaaaaatgaagggttccaTGTGCGTCTCACAGTCAATTTGTGAAATTCTATTGTCATGAATTACACTCTTCCTGTTTTATCACAGATTCCATTGATGATTAAATGTTTtagaacttaaaaaaaaaaacacttcatggcattcagaccaaataaTTAGCCTATGATTTTTATGTCCACGAAAATGCAATCTAGTCAAGCCAGTCAGTAtgtactgcttcctattacagtGTTTCCCAGCTCCAGTTTTTGAGTACCGCATCAGCTCGCATTGttgttgtagccccagacaaACTCACCTGATCCAACTCAttcagggcttgatgattagttgacaagttgaatcaggtgtgcttgtctgggGACACAACAAACATGTGTGCTGTTcgggatactggaggactggggatactggaggactggagaaaCACTGACGTATAGCATTAACTCTCATCCTCTATCTTCTGTTGCACTGTTTCTTTAATTCAGGACTGCTTCTGGTGGTAATTATTGGACCTCTGTAATCCAATCATAAACTGAACTGTACAAAGAGATCTAGTCCCACCCCAACCACACCGCTGCATCCCTTACCATGCACAGAGCTGGGAGAGACAAATCTGGGCGCACATCGATgtacatgtagcctattggaTTTATTCCCGTTTTTACATTGTTAATTTAATAATTTACGGGATATTTGCAATTGCGTTGCGTTCTCTTGCGATGTGTGACGAATCAAGTCCTTTGTCTATTGCACACACTTTGTGGAGATGTGGACGCTAGTAAAGACTAAGGTTTTGCCATGGCTGGCGCTGTGGATGTTCTTTCTcttgtggagtacaatagaggcGCAGACTCGATACACCATTCCTGAGGAATTGAAAGCGGGCTCTGTTGTTGGGAATATAGCTAAAGACTTGGGCTTGGAAATCTCAAAGATCTCTGATCGTAAATTGAGGATAGCCTTGGAGGGTGCTAAGCAGTATTTCAGTGTGGATTTGGGAAAGGGCGACCTCATTGTTAatgagagaatagacagagagagcctATGCGGACTAAGCGCCAGTTGTTTGTTACCCCTGGAGCTTATCATTGAGGATCCCCTGCAATTTTATCGGATCGAGGTGGAAATACAGGATTTAAATGACAATTCTCCACGTTTCATGTCAGACGAGAACACTATAAAAGTGTCCGAATCAACTCTCCCTGGCGTTCGGTTTCGTTTGGAAACGGCACAGGACCTTGACGTTGGAGTGAATGCTTTACGCTCCTATGCTCTGAATAAAAATTACTTATTTGCTTTGAAAGTTAAAAACAATAAAGACGGCACAAAAGTTCCTGAGCTAATTCTGGAAAAGGCTGTAGACCGGGAACAGCAACCCGTGCACAATCTAATTCTTACCGCGTTTGATGGAGGTACTCCAGCAAGATCTGGAACTACGCAAATTGCAGTGCTGGTGCTAGACATAAATGACAATGCGCCCATTTTTGAGCAAGACTTATACGAAATCCAAATGAGCGAAAGTACAGCTCCCGGGACATTAGTATTGACGGTTAGAGCCAACGACTTGGATGAAGGCACAAACAGTAAAATAGAGTATTCATTCGAATCACATACAGCAGACTCCATTCAAACGCAATTTGTTATAAATCAAGACACTGGAGAAATTACTTTATCACAGTCATTAGATTACGAGATAAGTCCTTCGTTTAAATTTGATGTATGCGCTGCAGACAAAGGTACGCCATCTATGGAGAGCCACAGCAGCGTTCAAGTGACTGTAGTCGATGTTAATGATAACCCACCCGAGATCAGCATCACCTCCATACCCAAACCCGTTAGAGAGGATGCCCCAGTAGGAACTATGGTAGCTCTGATTAGTGCCAAGGATTTAGACTCTGGGGACAATGGTAAGGTCTCCCTTCGTATGTCTTTTGATTATCCTTTCAAATTAAACCCCTCGTTTTCTAACCATTACACACTAGTAACAGATTCAACATTAGACCGAGAAACATTCCCTGAATACCATATTGAGCTTGAAGCATCGGATTCAGGGTCCCCACCTCTCACctcaaataaaataataacagtGAATATTTTAGACGTTAATGACAACCCTCCAATTTTCTCCCAAACATCTTACAGTGTCTATGTCAGAGAGAACAATGCTGCTGGATCAAAAATGTGTTCAGTGTCCGCTACAGATCCAGATATAGGTGAGAATGCAAAGATCTCCTATTCTATATTAGACTCTAAAATACAAGACGTGTCAGTCTCCTCCTATATTTATATCAACTCAGATAACGGCAGCATCTACAGCATGCACTCGTTTGACTATGAGAAACTAAAGGTGCTTCAGATTCAGGTGCAGGCAAAGGACCACGGCTCTCCGACTCTGAGCAGCAACACCACGGTTCATGTTTTTATCCTGGACCAGAACGACAATGTCCCCGCTGTTATTTACCCCTCCGCTGTCATGGGCTCTGTCTCCCATCAGAAGATGTCCCGGTCCGCTAAAGCAGGCCACCTCGCAACTAAGATATCGGCAGTGGACGCAGACTCGGGCCACAACGCCTTGATTTCCTATAGGCTGACGGAGGCCACAGACTCGTCTCTGTTCAGTGTTAGTCTTTACACAGGTGAGGTGAGGACAAAACGCGCTGTTTCAGAGCAGGATGACTCCTCTCAGAGGCTGCTTATAGAGATAAAGGACAATGGGGATCCGGTCCAGTCCACCACAGTCACAGTCAATATACTGTTAGAGGACGGGCTACACGAACCCATCTCGGAATACCGACAGAAAACAGCAGAGCCCAGCAAGAGAAACAGTAAAACCACCTTTTATTTGATCGTCTCTCTGGCCTCAGTGTCCGTCTTGTCTTTGTTAACTTTTGTCATCTTAGTGGTGAAGTGCGTTAGAAACAGTAGGAGCAGCTCGAGTTGCTGTATCAGACGGGCTGACTCTGATGGATACAAGAATCCCAACAGAAACCTGCAGATCCAGCTGAATACTGACGGCCCTATTAagtatgtggaggtcctgggaggGGACATGTTGTCTCAGAGCCAGTCGTTCAGGTCGTATCTCTCTCCAATGTCAGAGTTCAGTGATTTCACCCTCGTTAAGCCCAGCAGCACCACTGACTTTAAGGAAATGATAAACGTGCTTGATGCATCTTTACCAGACAGTGCGTGGACTTTCGAGAGTCAACAGGTGAGAATAAAAAAGTAATTAGTTTAATATATTTCTTCTCTTGATTCGATCTAATTTTAATCATAACgttgtgtattgtgtttagaGGTTTattgtactgtctttaatcagaAATGCGCCTGCCGCATTCTTGTGTGTGACACTGTCCACCGCTTTGGGCCTGAAATGGGAAATCCACCATTATTTTAA
The DNA window shown above is from Salmo salar chromosome ssa13, Ssal_v3.1, whole genome shotgun sequence and carries:
- the LOC106594405 gene encoding protocadherin gamma-C5-like, producing the protein MWTLVKTKVLPWLALWMFFLLWSTIEAQTRYTIPEELKAGSVVGNIAKDLGLEISKISDRKLRIALEGAKQYFSVDLGKGDLIVNERIDRESLCGLSASCLLPLELIIEDPLQFYRIEVEIQDLNDNSPRFMSDENTIKVSESTLPGVRFRLETAQDLDVGVNALRSYALNKNYLFALKVKNNKDGTKVPELILEKAVDREQQPVHNLILTAFDGGTPARSGTTQIAVLVLDINDNAPIFEQDLYEIQMSESTAPGTLVLTVRANDLDEGTNSKIEYSFESHTADSIQTQFVINQDTGEITLSQSLDYEISPSFKFDVCAADKGTPSMESHSSVQVTVVDVNDNPPEISITSIPKPVREDAPVGTMVALISAKDLDSGDNGKVSLRMSFDYPFKLNPSFSNHYTLVTDSTLDRETFPEYHIELEASDSGSPPLTSNKIITVNILDVNDNPPIFSQTSYSVYVRENNAAGSKMCSVSATDPDIGENAKISYSILDSKIQDVSVSSYIYINSDNGSIYSMHSFDYEKLKVLQIQVQAKDHGSPTLSSNTTVHVFILDQNDNVPAVIYPSAVMGSVSHQKMSRSAKAGHLATKISAVDADSGHNALISYRLTEATDSSLFSVSLYTGEVRTKRAVSEQDDSSQRLLIEIKDNGDPVQSTTVTVNILLEDGLHEPISEYRQKTAEPSKRNSKTTFYLIVSLASVSVLSLLTFVILVVKCVRNSRSSSSCCIRRADSDGYKNPNRNLQIQLNTDGPIKYVEVLGGDMLSQSQSFRSYLSPMSEFSDFTLVKPSSTTDFKEMINVLDASLPDSAWTFESQQVRIKK
- the LOC106594404 gene encoding protocadherin gamma-C5 isoform X14, translated to MFVRKLRIASEADKQYFSVDLGKGELVVTERIDRESLCGQSASCLLPLQVVIEEPLQLYRVEVEVQDINDNGPVFLSTERVLNIAESTATGARFPLTGAKDPDVGSNSLSSYKLNQNDLFVINVKTSRDGTKIPELVLQKALDREKQAVHQLVLTALDGGSPARSGTTEVTVQVVDINDNAPIFEKSLYESSLRENSPESTVVIIVKATDADDGVNGVVQYSFAEQTPDFIHEMFSIDSETGQITVTGSLDYEESHTYELNIRATDKAVASLEGHCSVQIDVLDVNDNAPEIVLTSLPNPVKEDAPLGTVVALIGSKDLDSVGNGKVRVSLLGTYPFKLKTSFADNYAIVTDSKLDREELSEYKLKILASDSGSPPLTSQKDVIVRVLDVNDNPPIFSQLSYTVYVRENNAAGSIMCSVSATDPDIGENAKISYSILDSKVQDVSVSSYMYINSDNGSIYSMHSFDYETLKVFQIQVQAKDHGSPSLSSNTTVHVFILDQNDNVPAVIYPSAVMGSVSHQKMSRSAKAGHLTTKISAVDADSGHNALISYRLTEATDSSLFSVSLYTGEVRTNRAVSEQDDSSQRLLIEIKDNGDPVQSATVTVNILLEDGLHEPISEYRQKTTEPSKRNSKTTFYLIISLASVSVLSLLTFVILVVKCVRNSRSSSSCCIRRAESDGYKNPNRNLQIQLNTDGPIKYVEVLGGDMLSQSQSFRSYLSPMSEFSDFTLVKPSSTTDFKETINVIDASLPDSTWTFESQQQNPPNNDWRLNQQGQRPGPSGAGPHPEGAGGVVPGTGPWPNPPTEAEQIQALMAAANEVSEATATLGPRYNAQFPMQHVPDYRQNVYIPGSTATLTANPQQMMPQQALQGPPQAMPQVDIHNAAQTPASKKKSTKKDKK
- the LOC106594404 gene encoding protocadherin gamma-C5 isoform X13, giving the protein MFVRKLRIASEADKQYFSVDLGKGELVVTERIDRESLCGQSASCLLPLQVVIEEPLQLYRVEVEVQDINDNGPVFLSTERVLNIAESTATGARFPLTGAKDPDVGSNSLSSYKLNQNDLFVINVKTSRDGTKIPELVLQKALDREKQAVHQLVLTALDGGSPARSGTTEVTVQVVDINDNAPIFEKSLYESSLRENSPESTVVIIVKATDADDGVNGVVQYSFAEQTPDFIHEMFSIDSETGQITVTGSLDYEESHTYELNIRATDKAVASLEGHCSVQIDVLDVNDNAPEIVLTSLPNPVKEDAPLGTVVALIGSKDLDSVGNGKVRVSLLGTYPFKLKTSFADNYAIVTDSKLDREELSEYKLKILASDSGSPPLTSQKDVIVRVLDVNDNPPIFSQLSYTVYVRENNAAGSIMCSVSATDPDIGENAKISYSILDSKVQDVSVSSYMYINSDNGSIYSMHSFDYETLKVFQIQVQAKDHGSPSLSSNTTVHVFILDQNDNVPAVIYPSAVMGSVSHQKMSRSAKAGHLTTKISAVDADSGHNALISYRLTEATDSSLFSVSLYTGEVRTNRAVSEQDDSSQRLLIEIKDNGDPVQSATVTVNILLEDGLHEPISEYRQKTTEPSKRNSKTTFYLIISLASVSVLSLLTFVILVVKCVRNSRSSSSCCIRRAESDGYKNPNRNLQIQLNTDGPIKYVEVLGGDMLSQSQSFRSYLSPMSEFSDFTLVKPSSTTDFKETINVIDASLPDSTWTFESQQQNPPNNDWRLNQQGQRPGPSGTYRYSTSTQQRWTPYGKARAGPHPEGAGGVVPGTGPWPNPPTEAEQIQALMAAANEVSEATATLGPRYNAQFPMQHVPDYRQNVYIPGSTATLTANPQQMMPQQALQGPPQAMPQVDIHNAAQTPASKKKSTKKDKK